The Allocatelliglobosispora scoriae genome contains a region encoding:
- a CDS encoding ABC transporter permease: MLRYVVRRLLQLIPTLIGLSLILFIWLHRLPGGPETAILGERGDAESRARLRHSLGLDLPLPLQYGRFMKRLITGDLGNSIDTKRPVITEFAERFPGTVELTIAALIIAIGIGIPLGYLAARRRATFLDHASVAGSLLGVCIPIFVLAYLMKEVFAVKLGWFPTTGRQDVNIDATRVTNFYVLDGFLTQEWDAMLDALWHLVLPAMTLATIPLAIIVRMTRASVLEVLGEDYVRTAQAKGLTESTIRRRHILRNAMLPVATTIGLLTGGLLSGAVLTETVYAFTGIGQFIAEAIDHRDYPVLMGFIMFIAVIYVLVNLLVDISYGLIDPRVRVR, from the coding sequence ATGCTTCGTTATGTCGTACGCCGGCTGCTCCAGCTCATTCCGACGCTGATCGGCCTGTCCCTTATCCTCTTCATCTGGCTGCACCGGCTGCCCGGCGGTCCGGAGACCGCGATCCTGGGTGAGCGCGGCGACGCCGAGAGCCGGGCGAGGCTCCGGCACAGTCTCGGCCTCGACCTGCCGCTTCCGTTGCAGTACGGCCGTTTCATGAAGCGCCTCATCACCGGCGACCTGGGCAACTCGATCGACACCAAGCGCCCGGTCATCACGGAGTTCGCCGAGCGCTTCCCCGGTACGGTCGAGCTCACGATCGCCGCCCTGATCATCGCGATCGGCATCGGCATCCCGCTCGGCTACCTCGCCGCCCGTCGGCGGGCCACCTTTCTCGATCACGCCTCGGTGGCGGGATCCCTGCTCGGCGTCTGCATCCCGATCTTCGTCCTGGCGTACCTCATGAAGGAGGTCTTCGCGGTCAAGCTCGGCTGGTTCCCGACGACCGGTCGCCAGGACGTCAACATCGACGCGACCCGGGTCACCAACTTCTACGTGCTCGACGGGTTCCTCACCCAGGAGTGGGACGCCATGCTCGACGCGCTCTGGCATCTCGTGCTGCCCGCGATGACGCTCGCCACGATCCCGCTCGCGATCATCGTCCGGATGACCCGGGCCAGCGTGCTGGAGGTGCTCGGCGAGGACTACGTCCGCACGGCGCAGGCGAAGGGCCTGACCGAGTCGACGATCCGGCGGCGCCACATCCTGCGCAACGCGATGCTCCCGGTCGCCACGACGATCGGCCTCCTCACCGGCGGCCTGCTCTCGGGAGCGGTGCTCACCGAGACCGTCTACGCGTTCACGGGCATCGGCCAGTTCATCGCCGAGGCGATCGACCATAGGGACTATCCGGTGCTGATGGGCTTCATCATGTTCATCGCCGTCATCTACGTGCTGGTCAATCTGCTCGTCGACATCTCGTACGGCTTGATCGACCCGAGGGTGAGGGTGCGATGA
- a CDS encoding ABC transporter permease, translating to MSARTDRLDRLAELAAEHADERGQSLWREAYARLRRNPAAIIGGVILGLFVLVAIIGPFLVPYSPTSTAWSNQVSEARNIIPGPSADHWFGIDHNGRDEFSRVIVGARQTLLVGVVATGLGLTFGCLLGGFAGACYGLGGVRGRRIDNLIMRVVDMLLAMPSLLLAVSVVAVLGPSLITVMIAVGFISIPVFARLLRGSMIASSRAEYVTAATSLGVRRWRIAVGHVLPNSIAPVLVQATLTLATAIIEAAALSFLGLGNPDPSVPEWGVMLTDALTRLEIAPRLTIYPAVAIVITAFGFTLLGEAMREALDPKLRK from the coding sequence ATGAGCGCGCGGACCGATCGACTGGACCGCCTCGCGGAGCTCGCCGCCGAGCACGCGGACGAGCGGGGCCAGAGCCTCTGGCGGGAGGCCTATGCGCGGCTCCGCCGCAATCCGGCCGCGATCATCGGTGGTGTCATCCTCGGCCTCTTCGTCCTGGTGGCGATCATCGGGCCCTTCCTGGTGCCCTACTCGCCGACCTCGACGGCCTGGTCCAATCAGGTCTCCGAGGCTCGCAACATCATCCCGGGGCCGAGCGCGGACCACTGGTTCGGCATCGACCACAACGGCCGCGACGAGTTCAGCCGGGTGATCGTCGGAGCTCGGCAGACCCTGCTCGTCGGCGTCGTCGCGACGGGTCTCGGACTCACCTTCGGCTGTCTGCTCGGCGGCTTCGCCGGTGCCTGTTACGGGCTCGGCGGGGTACGCGGCCGGCGGATCGACAACCTCATCATGCGCGTCGTCGACATGCTGCTCGCGATGCCGAGCCTGCTGCTCGCGGTGAGTGTCGTGGCGGTGCTCGGGCCCAGCTTGATCACCGTGATGATCGCAGTCGGTTTCATCTCGATCCCGGTCTTCGCCCGTCTGTTACGCGGCTCCATGATCGCCTCGTCGCGTGCCGAGTACGTGACCGCCGCGACCTCCCTCGGCGTACGCCGTTGGCGCATCGCCGTCGGTCACGTCCTGCCGAACTCGATCGCACCGGTGCTGGTCCAGGCGACGCTGACCCTCGCCACCGCGATCATCGAGGCGGCGGCGCTCTCCTTCCTGGGTCTGGGCAATCCGGACCCCTCGGTGCCGGAGTGGGGCGTGATGCTCACCGACGCGCTGACCCGGTTGGAGATCGCTCCCCGCCTGACCATCTATCCGGCTGTCGCGATCGTCATCACCGCCTTCGGCTTCACGCTGCTCGGCGAGGCGATGCGTGAGGCACTCGATCCCAAGTTGCGGAAGTGA
- a CDS encoding ABC transporter ATP-binding protein produces the protein MSLLRVEELTVTFRGGGREVRAVDGVSFDVNAGEVVGLVGESGCGKSVTSLALMGLLPRKAATIGGRAEFDGMDLLSADDRTLRDIRGREIAMIFQDPLSSLNPVVPIGLQVTEVLVRHRGQSKEEARRKAAELLDRVGIPDPTRRLKEYPHQLSGGMRQRALIAMAVACRPRLLIADEPTTALDVTIQAQILELLKELVREDGTALIMITHDLGVVAGLCDSINVLYSGRVVETAGRYPLFDDPTHPYTLGLLGSIPRLDAAPGERLTPIRGSVRDILPWREGCAFAPRCDRVVDGCVGVTPELRSTVAGHLHRCVNPSEVPA, from the coding sequence ATGTCTCTGCTGCGGGTCGAGGAATTGACCGTGACGTTCCGCGGTGGCGGTCGGGAGGTCCGGGCAGTCGACGGAGTCTCCTTCGACGTCAACGCGGGTGAGGTGGTGGGGCTCGTCGGCGAGTCCGGCTGCGGCAAGTCGGTGACCTCGCTGGCCCTGATGGGGCTGCTGCCCAGGAAGGCCGCCACGATCGGGGGCCGGGCCGAGTTCGACGGGATGGACCTGCTCTCCGCCGACGACCGCACGCTGCGCGACATCCGGGGCCGGGAGATCGCGATGATCTTCCAGGACCCGCTGTCGTCGCTGAACCCGGTGGTGCCGATCGGTCTCCAGGTGACCGAAGTGCTGGTCCGCCACCGTGGGCAGAGCAAGGAGGAGGCCCGTCGCAAGGCCGCCGAGTTGCTCGATCGGGTCGGCATCCCGGACCCGACCCGGCGGCTCAAGGAGTACCCGCACCAGCTCTCCGGCGGTATGCGCCAGCGGGCGCTGATCGCGATGGCGGTGGCCTGTCGGCCGCGCCTGCTCATCGCGGACGAGCCGACGACCGCGCTCGACGTGACGATCCAGGCGCAGATCCTGGAGCTGCTCAAGGAGCTGGTACGCGAGGACGGCACCGCCCTGATCATGATCACTCACGATCTCGGCGTCGTCGCGGGGCTCTGCGATTCGATCAACGTGCTCTACTCCGGCCGGGTGGTCGAGACCGCCGGTCGTTACCCGCTGTTCGACGACCCGACCCACCCGTACACCCTGGGGTTGTTGGGTTCGATCCCGCGCCTGGACGCGGCGCCGGGCGAGCGGCTGACCCCCATCCGCGGCTCGGTGCGTGACATCCTGCCCTGGCGGGAGGGGTGCGCTTTCGCGCCGCGCTGCGACCGGGTGGTCGACGGCTGCGTCGGCGTGACGCCTGAGCTGCGGTCGACCGTCGCAGGCCACCTCCACCGCTGCGTGAACCCATCGGAGGTCCCGGCATGA